One region of Caldivirga sp. genomic DNA includes:
- a CDS encoding ABC transporter ATP-binding protein, giving the protein MSNSNALKVEKLVVKYGEKVAVKGISFTVNNGEVYCLLGPNGAGKTSTIKAVLGLVKYEGLIDILGLGPPLPSVMNHVGVVMETPAVLEALTVGEFVEFLGSVRGTFNAKRVETLLEAFELKDYVDTPIAALSAGNKQKVAIVAALMHEPRLLLLDEPFNFLDVKSVRILKEIMQRHIESGGSILFSTHIMEVAERVCSRIGIINEGVLVTEGTPAKIKEEANAGTLEDAFLKAIHADEEIKSMLEGL; this is encoded by the coding sequence ATGAGTAATAGTAATGCACTTAAGGTTGAGAAACTTGTGGTTAAGTATGGTGAAAAGGTTGCTGTTAAGGGCATAAGCTTCACGGTAAACAATGGTGAAGTCTACTGTCTCCTAGGTCCTAATGGAGCAGGTAAGACGTCTACAATTAAGGCTGTATTAGGTTTAGTTAAGTATGAGGGTTTAATAGACATACTTGGCCTTGGGCCCCCATTACCATCAGTTATGAATCACGTGGGGGTTGTTATGGAGACTCCAGCGGTCTTAGAGGCTTTAACGGTGGGTGAATTCGTAGAATTCCTCGGGTCAGTTAGGGGTACTTTTAATGCTAAGAGGGTTGAAACACTTCTAGAGGCCTTTGAACTAAAGGATTACGTGGATACTCCAATAGCTGCCTTGTCCGCGGGTAATAAGCAGAAGGTTGCCATAGTAGCGGCATTAATGCATGAACCAAGGCTCCTTCTCCTTGATGAACCATTCAATTTCCTCGACGTCAAATCCGTTAGGATACTTAAAGAAATAATGCAGAGGCATATTGAATCCGGCGGCTCAATACTATTCTCAACACACATAATGGAGGTTGCTGAGAGAGTATGCAGTAGAATAGGCATAATCAATGAAGGCGTACTAGTCACTGAGGGTACCCCAGCTAAAATTAAGGAAGAGGCTAATGCAGGTACACTGGAGGATGCGTTCCTGAAGGCAATCCACGCTGATGAGGAAATTAAAAGCATGCTGGAGGGCCTTTAA